The DNA region CGCAGGGGCGCGCTGCTGAACGCGACCGCCGCCTGCGTGGGCGCGGCGGCGCTGGTGTTCATCCTGGCGCTCGGCATGGGCGTCTCGCAGGCGGCCCGGCGCATGTTCCCGGCGGACGCGCGGCTGGTGGAGGTGATCCCCGCCGGCGTGGCGCTGGGCGGGGTCCTGGGCGGCGGCCGGCTCGACGACGCGGCGGTGGCGCGGCTCGGCCGGCTCCCCGGCGTCGAGCAGGCCTGGCCGCGCCTCTCGCTGCGCGTGCCGGTGGCCGCGTCGCGCGCGCCCACCGGGCTCGACTACAACTGGCCGCCCGGGATGACGCTCCAGATCCCGGTGGTGGGCGTGGCGCCCGGGCTGGTGCAGGGCGACGTGCGGGCGGGGCGGGCGTTCGCGGACCCCGGCCCGGGGGGCGGCCCGATCCCGGTGCTGCTCTCGCGGCGGCTGCTCGAGGTCTACGACAAGACCATCGCGCCGGCCTGGAACGTGCGGAGGCTGCCGCCGGGCCTGTCCATCGTGGGCCTGCAGCTCCCGGTGCGGGTGGGCTTCTCGATCGTGCCGCAGAAGACCGAGGACCGCGTGTACGAGGCGCGCCTGGAGCTGGCCGGGCTCTCCGACCGCGTGCCGCTCTACATGCTGGCGATGCCGCTCGACACGGTCCGGCGGCTGCACCGGGAGTACGGCAAGCCGGACGCGGGCTACACGCAGGTGACGCTGCTCGCGCGGCGCCCCGACGACGTGCCGTCGATCATGGCGGCGGTGCGGCGCATGGGCTTCTCGGTGGACGAGGGCGAGCGCTCGGCGGCGGAGCGCGTCGGCACGGTGGTGGCGGTGACCACCGGGGCGCTGGCGCTGCTCGCCGGCGTCATGTGCGCGCTCGCGGCGCTCGCCATCGCGCAGTCGCTCTCGGCGAGCGTGCGCGGCCGCACCCGGGAGATCGCGGTGCTGGAGGCGGTCGGCGCGGCGCCCGCCGACGTGCGGGCCGTGGTGCTCGCGGAGGCGGCGCTGGTGGGGCTGGTGGGCGGCGCGGTCGGCACCGCGCTCGCGGTGGTCGCGGCACGGATCGCCGACGCGGCCGCGGCGCGCGCGCTCCCGGACTTCCCGTTCCGCCCGGACACGTTCTTCGCGCTGCCGCCCTGGCTGGTGGTCCTCGGCGTGGCGGTGCCGGCCGCGGCGGCCGTCGTCGGCGCGCTCGCGCCGGCGGCGTTCGCGGCGCGGATCGACCCCGCCCGGACGTTGTCGTGACCCTTCGACTCCGGCGAGCCTCCGGCTCGATCGCTCATCCCGAGCGTAGCGCGGCTTCGGGCCGCGCGGAGTCGAGGGACGAACCACGAGCAGCGGTGGCGCCGCCCTACCCGCGCCCGGGCCGCACCACGATCATCGCGCCCACCATCAGCTTGTGGCTGCGCGGGTTCTTGATCCCGTTCCAGCGGCACAGGTCCTGGAGCTCGACGCCGAACCGCTGCGCGATTGACCAGAGCGTGTCGCCGGCGCGGACGCGGAGCGTCTGGTGCGCGGGCCTCGCGGCCGGCGCGGCCGCGGAGGCGGTCCGCACCGGGGCGGGCGCGGCGCGCTCGGCGGCGGCCGTGCGGCGCGACTCGGGCTCCGGCGCGCGCGCGGCCACGGCCACCCCGGCGGCCGGCCGCGGGATGATCAGCTCCGTGCCGACGCGCAGCTTCCGCGCGTTCTTCAGCCCGTTCATCTCCAGGATGCCCTGGGCCGGCACGCCGTAGCGCTGCGCGATGCGGCCGATGCTGTCGCCGCGGCGGACCACGTGCCCGGCGAAGGTGAGGCGGGTCCTGGCGCGGAGCGCCGGCCAGGCCTCGGCGAACGCCTGGGCGCGCTCGGCCGGGATCTTGATCTTGTACGGGCGGGGCGGCGTGCAGGCGCGGCGCAGCTCGGGGTTGAGGTCGATGATGTCCTTCTCGGAGACGCCGGCCGCGCGCGCGATGACGGTGAGCAGCGTGGCGTCGGGGACGTCCACCTCCTCGTACTCCGTCCACGCCTGCCGATCGATCTCGTCCTGCCGGAACCCGAACGCCTCGTGGTGCTTGGTGATGATGGCGGCGGCCATCAGCTTCGGCACGTAGCCCTTGGTCTCGGCCCGGAGCACCTTCTTGCCGGGGACGTCCGCCATCTCCCAGAAGTCGTCGTAGCCCATCCGCTGCGCGGCCAGCACGCGGCCGGCGCCGGCGTTGTAGCCGGCCCACGCCAGCCGCCAGTCGCCGGTCTGCTCGCGCAGCCGCTTCAGGAACCGGGCGGCGGCGCGCGCGGAGCGCTCCGGATCGCGCCGCTCGTCCACCCAGAAGTCCTGCTTCAGGCCGTAGCTCTTGCCGGTCGCGGCGATGAACTGCCAGGGGCCCGACGCCTTCGCGCGGCTGTAGGCGAAGTTGCCGAAGCCGCTCTCGATCATCGCGAGGAAGACCGTGTCCTGCGGCAGCCCCTCCTCCTTCAGGATCTGCCGGTACCGCTCCATGTAGCGGTGCGAGCGCCCGAGCCACTTCACGAAGTGGGCGCGGACGCTGGGCGACTGGAAGAAGCGGACGTACGCGACCACCGCCTCGTTCACGTCGATGGGGATGTCGTACTCGGCCTGGAGCGTGGCGAGGTCGTGGTCGATCTCGGGCAGCAGCGGGATCCGCCCGGCGCCCTCGCCCCGCGGCGTGGCGTCGCGGCCCAGCGCGCCCTCCACCCGGTCGCGGATGGGGGACTCGAGCCCGAGCCCGTCGGCGCCGACCGCGCGGCGGCCGTCGCCGCGATCCTGCACCCGCGACGCCTCCTCGGCCTGGCGCAGGTCCTCGAGCTCGGCGGACTCCTGCTCGATCTCCTCCGCGATGGCCGGCTCGTCGGGCGCGTCCGCGTTCGCGATCACGTCGTCCACCGACGGCTCCTGGCGACGCTGCGCCGGCTTCGGCGGCGCGACGATCTGCGCCTCCGGGACGTCGGCGGCGGGCAGGGCCTGGGCGGCGGCCTCGACGGTGGCGGCCCGCGTGACGGGGCCCTGGGCGCGGCCCGGCCCGGGGAGGGCGAGCGCGCAAACGGCTAGGAAGGTCGTGCGGATCTGCCTCATCGCTCCTCGACTGCTGCTGCGGGGGGCCGCTCCGTCGGCCGGCCGTTCGGATGCCACATCGTACCGGGGCCCCGGGGCCGCGCCAAATCGGGCGCCCGGGGGATCTGCTGCCTGCTCGCACTGCGGCCGACCGTCCTCCACGCTTCGGGGGACCACCGCCTCGCCTGGCCGCCGGTCGCCCGTATACCCGACCACCCCGATCGCCGGAAGCCTGTGCACCGCCCTCGCGGCGGCGTCAGGCCCCTTCGGCGGCCGACCGCGCGGGTGCGCGCAGCGGGCCGCGCCGCTAAAGCACCCCGCCACGGTCGCTCCGGCACGGCCCCTGGAACCGGCGGCGGCCCCGGGCATTCCGGCGTTCCCCACCGAAATCGGTCCGTGCTACACCCCCCACCCCGCTCGACGCACGCGCAGCCCATGCAGATCGGCCCCTACCAGTTCCCCGGTCGCTACTTCCTCGCCCCGCTGGCCGGCGTGTCGGATCGCCCGTTCCGCGCCATCTGCCGGCGCATGGGCGCGAGCTTCGCGTACACCGAGATGGTCTCGGCGCACGGGCTGATGCACGGCGCGCTGCAGACGTCGAGCTACCTCGACCGCGAGCCGGACGAGGACCCGTTCGCGGTGCAGATCTTCGCCTCGGAGCCGGACGTCCTCGCGCGCGGCGCGGTGGTCGCGGTCCAGGCCGGCGCCGGCATGATCGACGTCAACATGGCCTGCCCGGTGAAGAAGGTCTGCGGCAGCGGCGCCGGCGCGGCCATGGGGCGCGACCCGCGCAAGGTCGAGGAGGCGGTCCGCGCCATCCGCGCCGCCGTCCCGGTGCCGGTCACGGTGAAGATCCGCGCCGGCTGGGACGAGGGCGAGGTGAACTGCGTGGACGTCGCGCGCGCGGCCGAGGCCGGCGGCGCGGCCGCGGTGGCGCTGCACGGGCGCACCCGCAGCCAGCTCTACTCCGGCAAGGCGCGCTGGGAGCTGGTGCGCGCGGTGAAGCAGGCGGTGGCGATCCCGGTGCTCGGCTCGGGCGACGTGTGGACCGCCGGCGACGCGGTGCGCATGCGCGAGGAGACCGGTTGCGACGCGGTGCTGGTGGCGCGCGGCGCCTGCGGGAACCCGTGGATCTTCCGCGAGCTGAAGGCCATCGAGGCCGGCCGCCCGCCGCCGCCGCCGCCCGGCCGCGACGAGTGGGTGGGCACCGTGCTCGAGCACGTGCGC from Anaeromyxobacter dehalogenans 2CP-C includes:
- a CDS encoding ABC transporter permease produces the protein MSARGVLWIARANLRADRRGALLNATAACVGAAALVFILALGMGVSQAARRMFPADARLVEVIPAGVALGGVLGGGRLDDAAVARLGRLPGVEQAWPRLSLRVPVAASRAPTGLDYNWPPGMTLQIPVVGVAPGLVQGDVRAGRAFADPGPGGGPIPVLLSRRLLEVYDKTIAPAWNVRRLPPGLSIVGLQLPVRVGFSIVPQKTEDRVYEARLELAGLSDRVPLYMLAMPLDTVRRLHREYGKPDAGYTQVTLLARRPDDVPSIMAAVRRMGFSVDEGERSAAERVGTVVAVTTGALALLAGVMCALAALAIAQSLSASVRGRTREIAVLEAVGAAPADVRAVVLAEAALVGLVGGAVGTALAVVAARIADAAAARALPDFPFRPDTFFALPPWLVVLGVAVPAAAAVVGALAPAAFAARIDPARTLS
- a CDS encoding lytic transglycosylase domain-containing protein; translated protein: MRQIRTTFLAVCALALPGPGRAQGPVTRAATVEAAAQALPAADVPEAQIVAPPKPAQRRQEPSVDDVIANADAPDEPAIAEEIEQESAELEDLRQAEEASRVQDRGDGRRAVGADGLGLESPIRDRVEGALGRDATPRGEGAGRIPLLPEIDHDLATLQAEYDIPIDVNEAVVAYVRFFQSPSVRAHFVKWLGRSHRYMERYRQILKEEGLPQDTVFLAMIESGFGNFAYSRAKASGPWQFIAATGKSYGLKQDFWVDERRDPERSARAAARFLKRLREQTGDWRLAWAGYNAGAGRVLAAQRMGYDDFWEMADVPGKKVLRAETKGYVPKLMAAAIITKHHEAFGFRQDEIDRQAWTEYEEVDVPDATLLTVIARAAGVSEKDIIDLNPELRRACTPPRPYKIKIPAERAQAFAEAWPALRARTRLTFAGHVVRRGDSIGRIAQRYGVPAQGILEMNGLKNARKLRVGTELIIPRPAAGVAVAARAPEPESRRTAAAERAAPAPVRTASAAAPAARPAHQTLRVRAGDTLWSIAQRFGVELQDLCRWNGIKNPRSHKLMVGAMIVVRPGRG
- the dusB gene encoding tRNA dihydrouridine synthase DusB, which gives rise to MQIGPYQFPGRYFLAPLAGVSDRPFRAICRRMGASFAYTEMVSAHGLMHGALQTSSYLDREPDEDPFAVQIFASEPDVLARGAVVAVQAGAGMIDVNMACPVKKVCGSGAGAAMGRDPRKVEEAVRAIRAAVPVPVTVKIRAGWDEGEVNCVDVARAAEAGGAAAVALHGRTRSQLYSGKARWELVRAVKQAVAIPVLGSGDVWTAGDAVRMREETGCDAVLVARGACGNPWIFRELKAIEAGRPPPPPPGRDEWVGTVLEHVRLQVEHRARMAPGEPAEASERHAIRELRKHLLWYTRGRRGGVHFRRDAAALVTAADVATLLERHFPPGPAGGASFELDPGYRASDEDGE